Genomic window (Daucus carota subsp. sativus chromosome 5, DH1 v3.0, whole genome shotgun sequence):
TGGGGACGGGTATAACTCCTTTTTTTGACCCTGCACTGCGTTCTTATCTGCGGTTTTGGGATAGTGTGATGGGTATGAGAAGGATCCTGctgcagaaatatatatattttgcaaatTGTGTTGTTGATGAAATATACGCGAAACTGAATATTGACTTGAAACAGTTGTTTTCGCAATCTTTCTCGTTGATAATATACTAGCTTCATATACAGTCTGTCCTCATGTATGTACAAAAACTGATCCCTCACAAAAATTCGGGGATGCAGTAACAGTCTATCTAATATACAGTTCTGTTGGGAAAGAACTAGTGGTTGAGCACATTGAGAATTAATACTCGTGTCTTGATCAATGATCGGACTAGACAGTCTAATTGTTCTTCACATTCTTGCATATTCATGTCCAATGCCGTCAGACATTTCTGAACGTCTTGTGTTTGTGTGATATCACTTTTTTTGCTTGATTTCTTGCTGATAGCTTCTAAAGCCATATCCATGTTGTGAACTTGGTTGATAATTTCTTCTGTGTCCTCTTCACAATGTACACGCTTGGACTGTGTTGACTTGAAAACCTTTGACCATGTGCTTTTTGTCGATGCTTCCTTTGCAGGACAGATGGATGAGAAGATAGACTCGAAAACTGAGATGCTGACTTCTTCGACTTCCCTTAGAAGGCTCACGATAGCAGGAGTCTCGATGCTTTTGTTAATTTTGGACTTCTTAGAACCAGCAAAGCACTTGGAGAGCATTCTGTTTGCCTTTTTCTTACATACCAGGTAGCTTGCGATTCTGCTTGATACATCAGTTTGTCTTCTACGTAGAGAGGATTCTAGATCTTGAACTGAATCTCTCATATGCGAGAGAGCATCTTTTGAGGTGCTGCACAGATCCAATAACCTAATGGACCCGCAAAGAATATCTTCTCCGCAGCTCAAACGATCTTGCTGTGCGGCTTGCGATTGGATCAAATCTTCTACACACTCATATAAATCTTGAAGGGCGGATAATTTGTCGCATTTGGATACTGTCGATGAGGATGTCCCTTCCGGGGTCCTTAATCTGCACAAGTGCTCCTCAACAGTGGCTGTCAAGGGATGAGATCTGGATGGTAAGCTGATGGAACGAGAATGAGCACTAACTTTTGTGGTTGCAATTGAGGCTGCCATTTTATTTGCAGGAGGAATTAGATGCCAATGAAAATCCTGAACTCAAGGTTTGTTTGATTGAACTCTCACCTTGGAACCTTTTTATAAACTATGAGGAGACAAAAGGAATCAACCTAATTTCCTTCATTTGCTGAACAGAGAAAGAGGCCAAGTATCAGAAAATGCAGATCTCAATTGTAGCAGTGTCTGTGGGAGGAGGAACATTTGCTTggcacaaaataatataatatgcaaGAAACCAGGCTGGCGTTCATCTGCAAATTTTGGTAAGTTTTCTAATATGAAAATAAGTTAAGACCAGGGGTATAATTTTGCATCTCATGTGTTATATATTAAAGTTGTCTTGAAATTCATATACATTGCTTTATTTTTTGCATCTTGTTGTTAGACATGTTGTATATTATTGTTAAGTAAAACAGCGCATGAATGGCTTGGCATTTTTTTTATGCATAGAATTAGTGAGGGCCTTTATTGCTCCATTCGGTCTCTAGCGATGCAGAGCTGAACACTTGAGATCTGCCATTATGTGTACTGGGTAGACAGAAGGAATCTGAACAGCCTGCAATCAGTTTGCAAGAACCATTAAGGTGTGACTAGGTGTCCTGGTAACTAGGGGCTGAGGGCAGAACAGGCTAGAATAGGGATTAGTGACTCGGGTTGACCCAGCAATGCAGTTTGTAAAATTTTGTGTGTGATTACTATATTAtagtttgattatatatctggATGATCTGAATTTTAAAGCTATTTGCACTCAAATCGCAATTAATCTTCTGTGtatgtttatattaatatgaacTGCCACCCGGATCCGGTCTACTTCTCGTTTACATTAGATAGATAATTACAGTATTGATTGCCAGAAAAGAATTGGGGACGGGTATAACTCCTTTTTTTGACCCTGCACTGCGTTCTTATATGCGGTTTTGGGATAGTGTGATGGGTATGAGAAGGATCCTGctgcagaaatatatatattttgcaaatTGTGGTATTGATGAAATATACGCGAAACTGAATATTGACTTTAAACAGTTGTTTTCGCAATCTTTCTCGTTGATAATATACTAGCTTCATATACAGTCTGTCCTCATGTATGTACAAAAACTGATCCCTCACAAAAATTCGGGGATGCAGTAACAGTATCTAATATACAGTTCTGTTGGGAAAGAACTAGTGGTTGAGCACATTGAGAATTAATACTCGTGTCTTGATCAATGATCGGACTAGACAGTCTAATTGTTCTTCACATTCTTGCATATTCATGTCCAATGCCGTCAGACATTTCTGAACGTCTTGTGTTTGTGTGATATCACTTTTTTTGCTTGATTTCTTGCTGATAGCTTCTAAAGCCATATCCATGTTGTGAACTTGGTTGATAATTTCTTCTGTGTCCTCTTCACAATGTACACGCTTGGACTGTGTTGACTTGAAAACCTTTGACCATGTGCTTTTTGTCGATGCTTCCTTTGCAGGACAGATGGATGAGAAGATAGACTCGAAAACTGAGATGCTGACTTCTTCGACTTCCCTTAGAAGGCTCACGATAGCAGGAGTCTCGATGCTTTTGTTAATTTTGGACTTCTTAGAACCAGCAAAGCACTTGGAGAGCATTCTGTTTGCCTTTTTCTTACATACCAGGTAGCTTGCGATTCTGCTTGATACATCAGTTTGTCTTCTACGTAGAGAGGATTCTAGATCTTGAACTGAATCTCTCATATGCGAGAGAGCATCTTTTGAGGTGCTGCAAAGATCCAATAACCTAATGGACCCGCAAAGAATATCTTCTCCGCAGCTCAAACGATCTTGCTGTGCGGCTTGCGATTGGATCAAATCTTCTACACACTCATATAAGTCTTGAAGAGCGGATAATTTGTCGCATTTGGATACTGTCGATGAGGATGTCCCTTCCGGGGTCCTTAATCTGCACAAGTGCTCCTCAACAGTGGCTGTCAAGAGATGAGATCTGGATGGTAAGCTGATGGAACGAGAATGAGCACTAACTTTTGTGGTTGCAATTGAGGCTGCCATTTTTATTTGCAGGAGGAATTAGATGCCAATGAAAATCCTGAACTCAAGGTTTGTTTGATTGAACTCTCACCTTGGCACCTTTTTATAAACTATGAGGAGACAAAAGGAATCAACCTAATTTCCTTCATGTGCTGAACAGAGAAACAGGCCAAGTATCAGAAAATGCAGATCTCAATTGTAGCAGTGTCTGTGGGAGGAGGAACATTTGCTTggcacaaaataatataatatgcaaGAAACCAGGCTGGCGTTCATCTGCAAATTTTGGTAAGTTTTCTAATATGAAAACAAGTTACGACCAGGGGTATAATTTAGCATCTCATGTGTTATATATTAAAGTTGTCTTGAAATTCATATACATTGCATTATTTTTTGCATCTTGTTGTTAGACATGTTGTATATTATTGTTAAGTAAAACAGCGCATGAATGGCTTGGCATTTTTTTTATGCATAGAATTAGTGAGGGCCTTTATTGCTCCATTCGGTCTCTAGCGATGCAGAGCTGAACACTTGAGATCTGTCATTATGTGTACTGGGTAGACAGAAGGAATCTGAACAGCCTGCAGTCAGTTTGCAAGAACCATTAAGGTGTGACTAGGTGTCCTGGTAACTAGGGGCTGAGGGCAAAACAGGCTAGAATAGGGATTAGTGACTCGGGTTGACCTAGCAATGCAGTTTGTAAAATCTTGTGTGTGATTACTATATTAtagtttgattatatatctggATGATCTGAATTTTAAAGCTATTTGCACTCAAATCGCAATTAATCTTCTGTGtatgtttatattaatatgaattgcCACCCGGATCCGGTCTACTTCTAGTTCACATTAGATAGATAATTACAGTATTGATTGCCAGAAAAGAATTGGGGAAGGGTATAACTCCTTTTTAGACCCTGCACTGCGTTCTTATTTGCGGTTTTGGGATAGTGTGATGGGTATGAGAAGGATCCTGctgcagaaatatatatattttgcaaatTGTGTTGTTGATGAAATATACGCGAAACTGAATATTGACTTTAAACAGTCGTTTTCGCAATCTTTCTCGTTGATAATATACTAGCTTCATATACAGTCTGTCCTCATGTATGTACAAAAACTGATCCCTCACAAAAATTCGGGGATGCAGTAACAGTCTATCTAATATACAGTTCTGTTGGAAAAGAACTAGTGGTGTAGCACATTGAGAATTAATACTCGTGTCTTGATCAATGATCGGACTAGACAGTCTAATTGTTCTTCACATTCTTGCATATTCATGTCCAATGCCGTCAGACATTTCTGAACGTCTTGTGTTTCTGTGATATCACTTTTTTTGCTTGATTTCTTGCTGATAGCTTCTAAAGCCATATCCATGTTGTGAACTTGGTTGATAATTTCTTCTGTGTCCTCTTCACAATGTACACGCTTGGACTGTGTTGACTTGAAAACCTTTGACCATGTGCTTTTTGTCGATGCTTCCTTTGCAGGACAGATGGATGAGAAGATAGACTCGAAAACTGAGATGCTGACTTCTTCGACTTCCCTTAGAAGGCTCACGATAGCAGGAGTCTCGATGCTTTTGTTAATTTTGGACTTCTTAGAACCAGCAAAGCACTTGGAGAGCATTCTGTTTGCCTTTTTCTTACATACCAGGTAGCTTGCGATTCTGCTTGATACATCAGTTTGTCTTCTACGTAGAGAGGATTCTAGATCTTGAACTGAATCTCTCATATGCGAGAGAGCATCTTTTGAGGTGCTGCACAGATCCAATAACCTAATGGACCCGCAAAGAATATCTTCTCCGCAGCTCAAACGATCTTGCTGTGCGGCTTGCGATTGGATCAAATCTTCTACACACTCATATAAGTCTTGAAGAGCGGATAATTTGTCGCATTTGGATACTGTCGATGAGGATGTCCCTTCCGGGGTCCTTAATCTGCACAAGTGCTCCTCAACAGTGGCTGTCAAGGGATGAGATCTGGATGGTAAGCTGATGGAACGAGAATGAGCACCAACTTTTGTGGTTGCAATTGAGGCTGCCATTTTATTTGCAGGAGGAATTAGATGCCAATGAAAATCCTGAACTCAAGGTTTGTTTGATTGAACTCTCACCTTGGCACCTTTTTATAAACTATGAGGAGACAAAAGGAATCAACCTAATTTCCTTCATGTGCTGAACAGAGAAACAGGCCAAGTATCAGAAAATGCAGATCTCAATTGTAGCAGTGTCTGTGGGAGGAGGAACATTTGCTTGGCTTAAATTAATAATGGACCAGGCTGGCGATCATCTTCAAATTTTGGTAAGTTTATTGATATGAAGATAAAATGAGACAATGCGTATAATTTGTCCattggtatgttatatataaaagcTGTCTTCCTATCCATGTACATTGCATCATTTGTCTCATCTTGTTACAAAtgttaatattagaaaatacaACCGTGCTTGAATGGCTTGGATATTTTATCAGAGAATTGGAGGGGGCCTTTATTGTTGCATGTGATTTTTAACTATGCAGAAATGAACTCTTATGATCTGTCTTTAATTATGTTGGCTGGACTGGAGGAATCGGTAGAGCCTGCAATTAGTCCTTAAAATGATATATGCAGgtcattatttattattaagaaTTAAAAAGAGGTTAGAGCAGGGACCAGTCAGATAGTTGACCTAGTGTTGCAGTTCACAAAGTTGTGGAAGTACAATATTTGAGCTTTGGTTATTAATATCTGTTATTTTCTTGCTAAAACTATTTTGCTGCATAATATCCGTGACTTTTATCTAGGAAACTCTGtctatatgtattatattatgCTTTTTAACACGATTCCTGCCTAGCTCATGTTTTACTGCTAATGGAAAGTTGCTGTCTGAATCTgcaaataaaaaagaaagaatattaaGTACCATTGTATAATTGCCTTGcaacttttttattattattaacgaTTGATTAAAAAGGGACAAACTAATTCCGCAAATGGTAGactttttttatcttttttgaaGAAAATCGAAACTTGATATGCAATCATCGTTGCATAATCTTTTCACTTTAATTTTACTATAAGTCATGTATAGTTTCTATATATTCATTTACATCAACTCTTTTGTCACAATTTTTTGGATGCAGTACAATACCACAATCCTACCTAATATAAGGTTGTTTTTAGAAAGAATTGGTTGAGCACATTCGATCAGACATCTCTAGATGTATCGTGCTCCTGATGCCATTTCTTATTCTTTTGAATTTCCGAGCCATGTCCATTTTTTGAATTTGCTCGAAATTTTGTCTCTGTCCACTTGATGTTGTACACATTTGGCTTGTGTTTACTGGAAGTTTTCTTTTAATGTTTGCTTTACAGAACAGATGGAAGAGAAGATTGAGCTGAATACTGTTATGCTGACTTCTTTAACGTCTCTCAGAATGCTCATTTGCAGGAGTCTTGATGCTTCTAATCAGAAGCTCTTGTTTGCGATAAAGCATGGTTTTAGGTGCTGCATAAATCAAATGAACTAATAGACATGTTAAGAATATCTTTtccttttaacttttttttagcGGCTGGTAGTTCGAGGGTCTTACACACTCAAGCAAGTTGTGCAGCGCAATAATTTGTTGCAATCAGATATTCTGaagtatacacacacacacacacacacacacatacttaTTATTTCCATATTCTATTCACTACTGACAGTCTGAGGGATAATTTTTGGATGGAAAGCTCATGGAACGAAAATGAACAGTCTTTTCTTGACCATGATCCTTGCAAGTACATTAGATGCCCATGAATGCTAAACTCAACTTTAGTTTGATAAACCTCTTCTATAAGTGCCCTGTGTGTGTTTTTCTAGAGAGAAAATGAACATATTGTTGTAACTTGATATTTCCAATGTGTTCAACATTGAAACTTGCTATCAGCATATGCAGATGTCAAGGACTTAATAGTAGTAGTAGTGTGATCCTTAGCAGCTTAcaaaattaatactataaaacCCCAGAGCTGAAGCTGGTTAGATAAGGTGAATGATAGTTTTAACAAGGCATGCCTTCTCATTTGTTTTAAACTCCGGATAATTAGTTAGCAAGGGACATTCAGATGCACCTCACTTGAATATAATATCAAACAGGTCCTCAAATCAATGCACCACCACTCTCCCTTGATAAATCATCTTAAAGAAAACTGTGTAGATGCATTATTCTAGATTTCTTATTATTCTCAGTGCATGTGACTTATAATACAGTTATATTTTTAGCGCTTTACAAGATACACATCATTCCATAATAAATCTATAACTATGATTTTGATACCCAAGTTCTGATCATTGATGAAAAAATGGGCCTGGGCAGAATCTAAGACAGCCCCATCAAGAAATTAACTCCACTCAATATCCCACATcgaaacataaaacaaaattcGTGTGCATAAGTATGGAAGacacttataaatattatgtgttCGTAGAAAGGAGAGATGGTTGGCATCTCCCCTGACAGGGACGGGAACTGCTCTCCGGAGCATCACCTGTTTCCACACATCCGGTTAAGGCTTTCCGCTCCGGCGGATCTTATaacccaatttttttttaagccTGATAGCTGCAGCTACACTGCAAATATTGATGATACTAAATGGAAGTGGAGGTGATTTAGTGTAAAATTACTATATACTTTCACTAGCTTTGTTCACTGAAGATTTGGTTTTAGATACAATACTCATGTACATACAATGGTTTTTTTACTGTATTTGTTCAGGGACAAACTGTTTTCTAGTGCATGCATCGGCATCTGGAGGTGTTATGGACAAGCTCGAATTATGCAACATAGAGCTCAGCCTTGCCGTCAATGAAAAGGCTCATGAACTCTTCTCCGTCAACACTTTCCTTCTCTATAAGGAGTTGAGCAAGTTTGTGAAGTATGTCAATGTGTGTGTTGACGATCTCAGTGGCCCTAGCGTATGCCTTCTCGACAAGCTCTCTCACTTCTGAATCCACGATGTCAGCAGTCGCCATAGAGTAATCTTTTTGAGAAGACATCTGGAATGAAACAACTCAGACAAATCAGTAATGCAGAGTTGAGAGTAATGATTAATCTTGAAACAATTTAGtggtaaattaaattaataattaatacaaaTGATCCCCTGAGTCAAGAAACCAATTTACCTGTTGTCCTAAGAAGGGATTTCCCCCAGCTCCACCTACAGCTACTTGACCTATCTTTTTGCTGAACCCAAATCTCTCAACCATCTGGCGTGCAACCCGTGATACTTGCATAAAGTCGTTTGACGCCCCTGTTGTTACATTCTCTTTGCCAAAAATAACCTCTTCAGCAACCCTGACATCAAAATAAGGTAAGGATCAAATTcgtataaataaatttagtacTCTTAATTTAACAGAAATTAGTAGAAATCAAGTAAACAAATTATCCCAAACTAGGCAATGCATAAAACTTTACACTCTGCATCATAATACAAACCTTCAACAAGGGGTTAACTACAAATTTATCAAGTTCTGATGACCTTTCTTTTCAAACTTTACAaggttttctttttgaactttACTAAGTTATATTAACTATTGAGATTTGAGCAAGTAAAGAGTTTATATGTCACTGAAAGATTTCAACTTAAATACCGAGAAAATATAGATTTTTTGCAACTAACCTTCCACCAAGGGCAACTGCCATCTGATTCTCAAGGTAACTTCTGCTATATAAGCCAGATTCAAGCCTCTCTTCACTTGGAGCGAAAAAGGTAAGGCCACCAGCTTGTCCTCGAGGAATAATAGAGATTTTGGCTACTGGATCATATTCAGGCATAAGTGCGCCAACCAAAGCGTGACCAGCCTCTGCATGTGGAGGTAAACACGGACCATCATACATATGATGATATGAAGACAATCAAGGCATATATATCGTAAAAAGAAGTTGTTTCAAGAGGGTTCTGAACTACAAACCATGGTAAGCAACcaatttctttttctcttcCGAGACCACAGCATTTTTCTTCTCTGGCCCAGCAATTATCCTCTCCAAAGCATCAGCTATTTCATCTTTGCTAATTTCCTTAAGGTCCCGTCTGGCTGCTAGAATGGCAGCTTCATTCATCAAGTTCTGTAAATCAGCTCCTGTGAAACCTGGTGTTCTTCTTGCAATCTTATCAAAATCCACATCCTTTGCTAATGACTTTCCTCTTGAGTGCACCTACGATAACACAATAAGATGCCTTTGTTCAATAATTTAGTAACGACAATGACACCTTGTCTATTACATGGTCACTCAGCGTGACTGATTACActagtttaatataaaaaaatgctaGGCAGAGAATAGGTACTAGAAACACAACTCCGTTATCTACAGGATATACGTAATAATTTACAATGACAAAATCCTAAATAATACGCCCGAATTGGTTCTATCAAATTGTATTCCTTTTAgcttatatattcttttttgtAATCAAACATTCGAAGATATGTGCCAACTCAAAATCTGAAATTAACACAACTAGGGCAGAGCTTGGAAAAGCAGTCGTCGCCTTAAGGTTCCCACTAGGAGCCGTGCAAGTAGAATACAGGGAGTCAGGGACTAAGATATAAAATACAGAGAGGAACTTTAGTTGAGgaattctaaattttaattttaaactatcTCGCTTTAATGCTAGGGAAGATCATATTGTTTTATTATGTTCAGTTATCATGTTCAGTATATCGAGAATATGGTAAAACTACAATATAGTAGAACTACACCTAAGTAAACACCCGACAAGAATAGCACATTCATGTAAACAAGTAATACGTCCTAGATTATGGCCATGGAGATGTCCAAGATTTgaactaatatatatttatagcaaACAACCAAATTAAACTCACTATTTTTTGGCAACAAAATTAGTCAGTTTGAATCTTCATTTTGCTATTACTAGACGCTACAAGTTATTGGACTacaattaacaaataatttaagaattacaaatgaaaaacAACACACGAGAAAAATCTGACATACAAAGTGTAGTTGGGTATGCAAACCTGAAGGATCTTGACTCTGCCAGCAACATCAGGCCTATCCACCGTAACTTGTCTATCAAACCTTCCTGGCCTTAGCAATGCGGAATCAAGAACATCAGGTCTGTTTGTCGCAGCCAACACAATAACCCCAGAATTACCAGAAAACCCATCCATTTCGGTCAACAGCTGATTAATAGTCTGCTCCCGCTCATCATTTCCACCTCCCATTCCAGCTCCTCTTTGTCTCCCCACAGCATCAATCTCATCAATAAACACAATGCAAGGCGCTTTCGCCTTGGCCTTCTCAAACAAATCCCTAACTCTCGACGCACCAACACCAACGAACAATTCCACAAACTCAGAAGCAGCACACGAAAAAAATGGTGTGCCAGCCTCACCTGCAACCGCCCTAGCCAAAAGAGTCTTCCCCGTCCCTGGAGGCCCAACCAAAAGACACCCTTTAGGAATCTTAGCTCCCAAAGCAGTGTACTTATCGGGATTCTTCAAAAAATCAACCACTTCCTGTAACTCCAATTTAGCCTGATCAGCCCCTGCAACATCAGCAAAAGTAACACCAGTTTCTGGAACCTCCTGAAATTTCGATTTCGACCTACCAAAGTCCATAGGACCCCCTAATCCACCAGGTCCCCCAGGTCCCCCCTGACCTCTcctaaacaaaaagaaaagtcCAGCAAAAGCAATGACAGGAAACAACAAATTCCCAATAAACCCAACCAACCCATTACTAGACTCCCCTTCCGAAACCGAAATATCGACACCATTCATAGCCAAAATGTCAACAAGATCAGGATCATTAGGCACAACAACACTAGCTCTACGACCATCAACAGCAGTCAATTGAAGAACCCCACCTTCTTTATTAAACCTGACTCTCTCAACTTTACCCTTTTTCACAGCATTCAAGAACTCACTGTACCTCCACTGAGTCCCCTCAGGCAAATCAGAAGAGGCCCCTTTAGTAACAGGCGCATTTAAAGAAAGGGTCTGTGAAAAAGGTGAAGACTTTACTGGATTTTCAGCTTCAAGAACTGTGGTTGAAGGAGCTGGGGATGGCGGTGAAACGGTGTCGTTCAAAGCAAGAGCTTGTGGGGAAATTGAAGAGAGCAGTAAGGTAGCTAAAGTGGCATTTGTTGATAAATCTTGAAGAGCTGAGTTGGGTTTCTTGATTTTGTTGTTAAGGGCTGTTTGGgtcaaaatcattttttttctagagagagaaggCAAGgaagatgatgtttttggaGTTGGAGGAGAGAGAAGGACTAATTGGGTGCCCAAGAATTTAGATGAGAGTGTTGAATTTGAAGTAGAAGCCATAGTTGAAGCTGGGTTATAAGGTTTATCAGTTATGTAAAACCCAGAAGTAATATaaatagaaagaaaaatatGTATGGATGGAAtgaagaagagaaagaaaagattttttttatatgttatgaAGGGGGGAAGAGGAGAAATGATGAAAGAAAACCAGTTAGAAAGATGGTGGTGCTTGAACCAAGTCCATGAATTAAGGTGTTGTTTGGATAGCATCAACGTGTTTCATTGAATGTCCCTCATccacatttttttttcaaagtttcaAACTTGGAATTTTATTCTCCCCTGCAAAATTATGGGTATATTTAGTCACACTTTTTCGAGAAAAATACAAATCTATTTAGGTGGGTGTTCAAATAtcgattttttaatattattttatcaaaaaatcaatatttagtaaatattattctaaatatttataCTATACCGATATAGTGATGAAATAACAGGTATGATACTATATTGACAAAATAAGAAATGAGAAATAAGTTAAAGATCTAATAAGGGGgccgtttgagtgagtttaaaataagtgtttcttgcttaaaataaaaaagtggagtagaagttagaagcaagttaagacttataagtaattaaagtgtttgaagAAAAGATAGAAGTCCG
Coding sequences:
- the LOC135152920 gene encoding uncharacterized protein LOC135152920 isoform X2, which encodes MPMKILNSRETGQVSENADLNCSSVCGRRNICLAQNNIICMKPGWRSSANFGQMDEKIDSKTEMLTSSTSLRRLTIAGVSMLLLILDFLEPAKHLESILFAFFLHTSSNDLAVRLAIGSNLLHTHINLEGRIICRIWILSMRMSLPGSLICTSAPQQWLSRDEIWMVS
- the LOC135152920 gene encoding uncharacterized protein LOC135152920 isoform X1 codes for the protein MPMKILNSRERGQVSENADLNCSSVCGRRNICLAQNNIICKKPGWRSSANFGQMDEKIDSKTEMLTSSTSLRRLTIAGVSMLLLILDFLEPAKHLESILFAFFLHTSSNDLAVRLAIGSNLLHTHISLEERIICRIWILSMRMSLPGSLICTSAPQQWLSRDEIWMVS
- the LOC108222835 gene encoding ATP-dependent zinc metalloprotease FTSH, chloroplastic — translated: MASTSNSTLSSKFLGTQLVLLSPPTPKTSSSLPSLSRKKMILTQTALNNKIKKPNSALQDLSTNATLATLLLSSISPQALALNDTVSPPSPAPSTTVLEAENPVKSSPFSQTLSLNAPVTKGASSDLPEGTQWRYSEFLNAVKKGKVERVRFNKEGGVLQLTAVDGRRASVVVPNDPDLVDILAMNGVDISVSEGESSNGLVGFIGNLLFPVIAFAGLFFLFRRGQGGPGGPGGLGGPMDFGRSKSKFQEVPETGVTFADVAGADQAKLELQEVVDFLKNPDKYTALGAKIPKGCLLVGPPGTGKTLLARAVAGEAGTPFFSCAASEFVELFVGVGASRVRDLFEKAKAKAPCIVFIDEIDAVGRQRGAGMGGGNDEREQTINQLLTEMDGFSGNSGVIVLAATNRPDVLDSALLRPGRFDRQVTVDRPDVAGRVKILQVHSRGKSLAKDVDFDKIARRTPGFTGADLQNLMNEAAILAARRDLKEISKDEIADALERIIAGPEKKNAVVSEEKKKLVAYHEAGHALVGALMPEYDPVAKISIIPRGQAGGLTFFAPSEERLESGLYSRSYLENQMAVALGGRVAEEVIFGKENVTTGASNDFMQVSRVARQMVERFGFSKKIGQVAVGGAGGNPFLGQQMSSQKDYSMATADIVDSEVRELVEKAYARATEIVNTHIDILHKLAQLLIEKESVDGEEFMSLFIDGKAELYVA
- the LOC135152920 gene encoding uncharacterized protein LOC135152920 isoform X4 produces the protein MPMKILNSRETGQVSENADLNCSSVCGRRNICLAQNNIICKKPGWRSSANFGQMDEKIDSKTEMLTSSTSLRRLTIAGVSMLLLILDFLEPAKHLESILFAFFLHTSSNDLAVRLAIGSNLLHTHISLEERIICRIWILSMRMSLPGSLICTSAPQQWLSRDEIWMVS